In the Gorilla gorilla gorilla isolate KB3781 chromosome 10, NHGRI_mGorGor1-v2.1_pri, whole genome shotgun sequence genome, one interval contains:
- the APOF gene encoding apolipoprotein F, whose protein sequence is MGHRTRQNRIRKRPNLPRQSHFSMTGLCGYSAPDMRGLRLIMIPVELLLCYLLLHPVDATSYGKQTNVLMHFPLSLESQTPFSDPLSCQFLHPKSLPGFSHMAPLPKFLVSLALRNALEEAGCQANVWALQLQLYRQGGVNATQVLIQHLRGLQKGRSTERNVSVEALASALQLLASEQRSTGRVGRSLRTEDCENEKEQGVHNVVQLLPGVGTFYNLGTALYYATQNCLGKARERGRDGVIDLGYDLLMTMAGMSGGPMGLAISAALKPALRSGVQQLIQYYQDQKDANISQPETTKEGLRAISDVSDLEETTTLASFISEVVSSAPYWGWAIIKSYDLDPGAGSLEI, encoded by the exons ATGGGACACAGAACTAGGCAGAACAGGATCAGGAAGCGACCAAACCTACCAAGGCAGTCTCACTTCTCAATGACTGGACTGTGTG ggtACTCTGCTCCAGACATGCGTGGCCTCAGACTCATCATGATACCAGTTGAGCTGCTACTTTGCTACCTCCTGCTGCACCCTGTGGATGCCACTTCATATGGAAAGCAGACAAATGTCTTGATGCACTTTCCTTTGTCCTTGGAATCCCAGACACCCTTTTCAGACCCCTTGTCCTGCCAATTTCTGCACCCGAAGTCACTGCCTGGTTTCAGCCACATGGCCCCTCTACCCAAGTTCTTGGTAAGCCTGGCTCTAAGGAATGCCCTGGAGGAAGCTGGTTGTCAGGCTAATGTTTGGGCTCTACAGCTACAGCTCTACCGCCAGGGTGGTGTGAATGCTACACAGGTCCTCATCCAGCATCTTCGAGGGCTCCAGAAAGGCAGAAGCACAGAGAGGAACGTGTCAGTGGAagccctggcctctgccctgcAGCTGTTAGCCAGTGAGCAGCGAAGCACAGGAAGGGTCGGGCGCTCCCTCCGCACAGAGGACTGTGAGAATGAGAAGGAGCAAGGTGTGCACAATGTAGTCCAGCTGCTGCCAGGAGTGGGAACCTTCTACAACCTGGGCACAGCTTTGTATTATGCTACACAAAACTGCCTGGGCAAGGCCAGGGAACGAGGCCGAGATGGGGTCATAGATCTGGGATATGACCTTCTGATGACCATGGCTGGGATGTCAGGGGGGCCTATGGGTCTAGCGATCAGTGCTGCACTTAAACCTGCATTAAGGTCTGGGGTTCAGCAGTTGATCCAGTATTACCAAGATCAGAAAGACGCAAACATCTCTCAGCCAGAGACCACCAAGGAGGGTTTGAGGGCCATCTCAGATGTGAGTGACTTGGAAGAAACAACTACCCTGGCTTCTTTCATATCAGAAGTAGTAAGTTCAGCTCCCTACTGGGGGTGGGCCATAATCAAGAGCTATGACTTAGATCCTGGGGCTGGGAGTCTTGAGATATAA